The following proteins come from a genomic window of bacterium:
- the rlmN gene encoding 23S rRNA (adenine(2503)-C(2))-methyltransferase RlmN — translation MKQDILDLSPQELDTLLLDWGEPRYRSRQVVQWVYSRLSTQCSQMTNLPAALRERLSGEFEICRPKVVETLKSKTDGASKHLVQLHDGNLVESVLIPTEKRLTLCVSTQVGCKFGCKFCASGGGGFTRDLSAGEMLAQVLLAQRTVPQSRITHVVLMGMGEPADNLDNTLKAIKAMNNAAVFNIGWRRITLSTVGLPDTIGKILEQVPQVGLAFSLHAPDDDLRDKLVPANRTFPVASIVEAAKAYFEATGRLPTFEYILFDGINSEPGHARSLASLLKAVRCKVNLIPFNRTPLSKFAAPTAHEVELFLRTLEKAGVNATIRHSRGSDIAAACGQLARRKAEG, via the coding sequence ATGAAACAAGACATACTTGACCTTTCGCCACAGGAGCTGGACACGCTGCTTCTCGACTGGGGCGAGCCGCGATACAGGAGTCGACAAGTAGTCCAGTGGGTTTACTCGAGGCTATCGACGCAGTGCAGTCAAATGACTAACCTGCCGGCGGCTCTCCGCGAGCGACTCAGCGGAGAGTTCGAGATATGCAGGCCAAAGGTCGTCGAAACACTCAAATCGAAGACCGATGGCGCCTCGAAGCATCTGGTTCAGCTTCACGACGGGAACCTGGTTGAATCGGTTCTGATCCCGACCGAGAAGAGGCTAACGTTGTGTGTCTCCACACAGGTGGGGTGCAAGTTCGGGTGCAAGTTCTGCGCCAGCGGCGGAGGCGGCTTCACGAGGGATCTTTCCGCGGGGGAGATGCTCGCCCAGGTGCTTCTCGCGCAGAGAACTGTCCCGCAGAGCCGCATCACGCACGTTGTCCTGATGGGAATGGGCGAGCCGGCAGACAACTTGGACAACACCCTCAAGGCAATCAAGGCCATGAACAACGCCGCGGTATTCAACATCGGTTGGCGCAGAATTACCCTCTCGACGGTGGGGCTTCCCGACACCATCGGTAAGATCCTCGAGCAGGTCCCGCAGGTGGGTCTCGCCTTCTCGCTTCACGCTCCGGATGATGATCTCAGAGACAAGCTCGTCCCCGCAAACCGCACCTTCCCGGTGGCATCGATAGTCGAGGCGGCGAAAGCCTACTTCGAGGCAACTGGGCGGCTGCCGACGTTTGAATACATCCTGTTCGACGGGATCAACTCGGAGCCCGGGCACGCCAGATCGCTTGCGTCTCTGCTCAAGGCAGTCCGCTGCAAGGTCAACCTGATCCCCTTCAACAGGACACCTCTGTCAAAGTTTGCGGCGCCGACCGCGCATGAGGTGGAATTGTTTCTCCGGACACTTGAAAAGGCTGGTGTGAACGCTACTATTAGACATTCTAGGGGAAGCGACATCGCAGCCGCCTGTGGGCAACTCGCGAGGCGGAAGGCGGAAGGATGA
- a CDS encoding DNA-binding protein produces the protein MRISIDLSEEEANALSETAQRLGVSPEELARTTITDVLSHPGMSFEAAKEYVLKKNEELSRRLGQGPR, from the coding sequence ATGAGAATATCGATAGACCTCTCCGAAGAAGAGGCAAATGCCCTTTCAGAGACAGCCCAGCGCCTTGGTGTTAGCCCCGAGGAGCTGGCTCGCACAACCATAACGGATGTGCTCAGCCATCCTGGGATGAGCTTTGAGGCCGCCAAAGAGTATGTACTGAAGAAGAATGAAGAGCTTTCCCGGCGCCTCGGTCAGGGGCCCAGGTAG
- a CDS encoding right-handed parallel beta-helix repeat-containing protein, whose translation MRSRQLCAILAAFVILFVGMTAIATDWYVDPVNGSDTTGDGSEGSPWKTITCAVDRTSDDNPCALHLAAGIYSPSSNGETIPIVYQRGGASLLGSGADVTIIDAEGIYRVLEITCGHGTLADLTITGGDSTGTMGGGVAASSDPGPLVLERCVIRDNNKGAGLYTYNWTHIELTDCRIVRNNDDSSGGGIGLGLRNSLRMTNCLIADNTIPDDPSYYLGGGIMTQAGNYITLINCTVVNNHKQGLLMHSADSGRVTLYNCIFWGNDDDLDVRSTELIIRHCNISDGDGLGENGNISEEPLFVTGAQGDEYLSHYDTEGQDSPCIDAGDRNASELGLDKYTTCTDGRPDTGIVDMGYHYSVGPELSDPTHAPDSGRSDVNFTFTVHYYSPAGSQPSSIEVVVNGTAHGMSLQSGGAANGTYSWTGTIPEDGQATYHFEATDSLAQYVRHPASGELDGPMVYDDYVKPQSSCTAPGITNSDTIDVDYTSTDDNSGVASVVLWMQFDGHGYYDSGYSSTDGNGSFTVDLGSGDGTYDFYTIATDRATNEENAPGPPDATTVFDSTPPTSSASCEDSTNSSPIDVDFTANDALTGVDETALWYRYAGGSWTDSGQTQTGDAGTFSFEFSDGDGTYEFYTISTDVAGNVEAAPGTADCSVFYDCTAPVSSCDCSRWVKVREWIYVWFTASDNLAGLDSIALWYRPLPSGSWTEYDTTDGQASGSFSFNLPGGVNDVELYTIATDNAGNVEAPGDADCELGYDAVKPESDCSSPVVSKNTSIPVDFTSSDDRSGVDSTTLLYKYEDGGWGTSGLAAQTGTSGQFPFVAYMGDGTYYFATRAQDNAGNQEDFPAAADSETVLDTTVPVSSCSVDVEYTSAATISVQYSASDALTGVALVRLFVSRDGSAWGNTGLESGEATGAFTYDFAGLDGTYRFVTVATDGAGNVESISAARACTVVFDTGLPSSVSSAPEVENDPTIEVAFEITDALSGAYGVELYVCFSTAATASCTGDWEYTGEYEYGTAGSISYEPAYGAGIYRFFTIALDKAGNFEAMKDTADCITDYNPDYALSSCWGPDEASAATVAIDYATDIGEAGYDHVELWYSFAPGGVDWPDEWLDSGVTSEASEGMLVFEMPHGDGYYRFCTIALNEDLLAEPFPSACDCEVLVDSTVPFSAVSGPSIAGSLPVTVYYDASDQGQEGHFLSGVKSVEVWYSFEGSNTLYETIEGTPATIATGSLDFAPAQEGIYTLWSICTDAFGNREPTPPEPDMELAVDLAPPVSSVSAPQYSTAFPVQVSVLATDAVTLVTNVSVYYSLDGADWALAGDVHASRGTLAFTPNDAVEGVYGFISVGTDAAGHEEAMRDVPDAETTVDWTVPESSCSSPAFSNSTAITVTYEASDGGSGLASVALWYKFGQSGTWTDSGLSESGASGSFSFTAADGQGTYYFQTKAQDNAGNVEAGPSGSGDDATIHDATAPSSGCSSPTYSKSSAIEVTFTASDTGGSGLDETKLYYKFGQSGTWTDSELSESGASGSFSFTAAGGQGTYYFQTKAQDNAGNVEAGPSGDGNDATIYDATAPSSGCSSPTYSRNSAIEVTFTASDTGGAGLDETKLYYKFGQSGTWTDSELSASASSGSFDFTAAHGQGTYCFQTKAQDNAGNVEAGPSGDGNDATIYDATAPSSGCSSPTYSKNSVIEVTFTASDTGGSGLDETKLYYKFGTGSWTDSELSESGSSGSFDFTAAHGEGTYYFQTVAEDTAGNVEADASGNGDSSTVLDTTPPESVATAPGQVAEVPFDVEFTASDGGSGMAQTQLRYRFNGGSWQNYGSAQTGSSGSFEFTAPDGEGTFDFYTVATDNAGNVEAAPAVPDCTTVYMVGGALQMSVWTDSSSYAFGDDVAISLGCTNSGSDVNADVYVVMVYNWGGDGERFWSPVGFGAWTEGILPWLTSFELPHGFNVSMPAWSLPVPNDVPNLARSGDYTLLAGATEPGTLDAISNIAAVEFSIGGEPFITLSAQADSYALGDTLNIGLHISAPHYDVDGDVYLALLDPEGAFWSPVGPDWAWAPGLEAFLPSFTLPAGLELTLDGLWQIPVTGESLPFNRHGDYMLLAGMTESGTLTLWCDIGEDSFVIE comes from the coding sequence ATGAGATCTAGACAATTGTGTGCGATTTTGGCGGCATTCGTGATTCTGTTCGTCGGGATGACAGCAATCGCGACGGATTGGTATGTGGACCCCGTCAACGGGAGCGACACGACCGGTGACGGCTCGGAGGGCAGTCCGTGGAAGACAATCACCTGTGCCGTGGACAGAACATCTGACGACAACCCATGCGCTCTGCATCTGGCAGCTGGCATCTATTCCCCGTCGAGTAACGGGGAAACGATCCCCATCGTGTATCAACGAGGAGGGGCGAGCCTGCTAGGTTCCGGAGCGGACGTGACCATAATCGACGCAGAGGGTATCTACCGAGTTCTTGAGATCACCTGCGGTCATGGCACGCTGGCGGACCTGACCATAACAGGGGGAGATAGCACGGGCACGATGGGGGGCGGGGTCGCAGCGTCTTCGGATCCGGGTCCGCTGGTGCTGGAGCGCTGCGTGATACGCGACAATAACAAGGGCGCCGGGCTTTATACCTACAATTGGACTCACATCGAGCTGACAGATTGCAGGATCGTAAGAAATAATGACGACAGCAGCGGAGGCGGGATAGGCCTGGGCTTACGGAACAGTCTGAGGATGACGAACTGCCTCATCGCCGACAACACAATCCCGGATGACCCTAGCTATTACCTGGGTGGCGGCATCATGACCCAGGCCGGCAACTACATTACGCTGATCAACTGCACGGTCGTAAACAACCACAAGCAGGGCTTACTGATGCACTCCGCTGATTCGGGCCGCGTTACGCTCTATAACTGCATCTTCTGGGGCAACGATGACGATCTCGACGTGCGCAGCACAGAGCTTATCATCCGCCACTGCAACATCTCGGACGGCGACGGCTTAGGCGAGAACGGCAACATATCAGAGGAGCCGCTCTTCGTAACCGGCGCCCAGGGCGACGAGTATCTATCGCACTACGATACCGAGGGGCAGGATAGCCCGTGCATAGACGCTGGCGACCGGAACGCTTCCGAGCTCGGCCTCGACAAGTACACGACCTGCACTGATGGTCGGCCCGACACGGGTATCGTGGACATGGGCTACCACTATAGCGTGGGGCCCGAGCTGTCCGACCCCACGCACGCGCCCGATTCTGGGCGCAGCGACGTGAACTTCACTTTCACAGTCCATTACTACAGCCCCGCCGGCAGCCAGCCGTCCTCAATCGAGGTGGTCGTGAACGGGACTGCGCACGGCATGAGCTTGCAGAGCGGCGGCGCGGCCAACGGCACTTACAGCTGGACGGGGACCATCCCCGAGGACGGCCAAGCAACGTATCATTTTGAGGCGACCGACTCGCTTGCGCAGTATGTGCGGCATCCGGCTTCTGGCGAGCTTGACGGGCCGATGGTCTATGACGACTACGTGAAGCCGCAGTCGAGCTGCACGGCTCCGGGAATCACCAATAGCGACACAATAGACGTGGATTACACATCGACGGACGACAACTCAGGCGTCGCTAGCGTGGTGCTCTGGATGCAGTTTGACGGCCACGGGTATTACGACTCGGGATACTCATCCACCGACGGCAATGGGAGCTTCACGGTTGACCTGGGAAGCGGAGACGGGACCTACGACTTCTACACGATAGCGACCGACCGGGCTACGAACGAGGAGAACGCTCCCGGGCCCCCGGACGCCACGACCGTCTTCGATAGCACGCCTCCGACCTCGAGCGCCAGCTGCGAGGATTCGACCAATTCCAGCCCCATAGACGTTGATTTCACGGCGAACGACGCCCTCACTGGCGTTGACGAGACGGCGCTCTGGTATCGCTACGCGGGCGGCAGCTGGACTGACAGCGGCCAGACGCAGACGGGCGATGCGGGAACGTTCAGTTTCGAGTTTAGCGACGGCGATGGGACTTACGAGTTTTATACAATCTCTACGGACGTTGCCGGCAACGTCGAGGCGGCGCCGGGGACTGCCGACTGCTCGGTCTTCTATGACTGCACGGCGCCTGTTTCATCTTGCGACTGCTCGCGCTGGGTCAAGGTGCGTGAGTGGATATACGTGTGGTTTACCGCGAGCGACAACCTGGCTGGGCTTGACAGCATAGCGCTCTGGTATCGGCCGCTTCCTTCTGGCTCGTGGACCGAATACGATACAACCGATGGCCAGGCGAGCGGCAGCTTCAGTTTCAACCTGCCGGGCGGCGTGAACGACGTGGAGCTCTACACAATAGCGACGGACAATGCGGGGAACGTTGAGGCGCCGGGCGATGCGGACTGCGAGCTTGGCTATGACGCCGTCAAGCCCGAATCGGACTGCTCGTCGCCCGTAGTGTCCAAGAATACCTCCATACCGGTTGATTTCACGTCGTCTGACGACAGAAGCGGTGTGGACTCGACGACGCTTCTTTACAAGTACGAGGATGGCGGCTGGGGCACGAGCGGCCTTGCCGCGCAGACGGGGACCTCGGGCCAGTTCCCCTTCGTTGCCTACATGGGCGATGGGACCTATTACTTCGCGACGCGTGCGCAGGACAACGCCGGCAACCAGGAGGATTTCCCGGCGGCGGCAGATAGCGAGACTGTCCTTGACACGACGGTGCCTGTATCGTCGTGCAGCGTTGACGTTGAATACACCTCGGCCGCGACGATTAGCGTGCAGTACTCAGCGTCGGATGCGCTCACGGGCGTCGCGCTGGTGCGGCTCTTCGTGTCCAGAGACGGCAGCGCGTGGGGAAACACTGGCCTTGAGAGCGGTGAGGCGACGGGCGCGTTCACCTATGATTTCGCTGGTCTTGACGGCACGTACCGCTTTGTTACCGTTGCGACCGACGGCGCCGGGAACGTCGAGAGCATCTCTGCGGCCAGGGCCTGCACAGTAGTATTCGACACTGGGCTTCCGTCCTCCGTTTCCAGCGCTCCTGAGGTTGAAAACGACCCGACCATCGAGGTCGCTTTTGAGATCACTGATGCGCTCTCGGGGGCTTACGGTGTTGAGCTCTATGTCTGCTTCTCTACGGCAGCCACAGCGTCCTGCACCGGCGATTGGGAATACACGGGCGAATACGAATATGGCACAGCAGGCAGCATCAGCTACGAGCCTGCCTACGGGGCCGGCATCTACCGCTTCTTCACCATCGCACTGGACAAGGCGGGTAACTTCGAGGCGATGAAGGACACGGCGGACTGCATCACGGACTACAACCCGGACTACGCACTCTCAAGCTGCTGGGGGCCAGACGAGGCGTCAGCCGCGACGGTCGCGATAGATTACGCAACCGACATTGGCGAGGCCGGCTACGATCACGTGGAACTCTGGTATTCGTTCGCCCCCGGCGGCGTCGACTGGCCGGACGAATGGCTCGACAGCGGTGTAACGTCGGAGGCGAGCGAGGGCATGTTGGTCTTCGAGATGCCCCACGGTGATGGCTACTATCGATTTTGCACGATTGCCCTGAACGAGGACCTGCTTGCAGAGCCGTTCCCCAGCGCTTGCGACTGCGAGGTCCTGGTCGATTCGACCGTGCCCTTCTCCGCCGTTTCAGGTCCAAGCATCGCAGGCTCTCTGCCCGTCACAGTCTATTATGACGCAAGCGATCAGGGCCAGGAAGGTCATTTTCTCTCGGGGGTGAAGTCGGTCGAGGTCTGGTACTCGTTCGAGGGAAGTAACACACTTTACGAGACGATCGAGGGCACGCCAGCAACCATAGCGACCGGCTCTCTTGACTTTGCACCCGCCCAGGAAGGCATATACACGCTGTGGTCGATCTGCACGGACGCCTTCGGCAATCGCGAGCCCACGCCGCCTGAGCCGGACATGGAATTGGCTGTCGATCTCGCTCCGCCAGTTTCATCCGTCTCAGCGCCTCAGTACTCCACGGCGTTCCCAGTGCAGGTCTCCGTCTTGGCGACAGATGCAGTAACACTCGTCACCAATGTCTCCGTCTATTACTCGTTAGATGGCGCCGATTGGGCCCTTGCGGGCGATGTTCATGCCTCGCGCGGCACATTGGCCTTTACCCCCAACGACGCGGTTGAGGGTGTTTATGGGTTCATCTCCGTCGGAACGGATGCTGCTGGCCACGAGGAGGCAATGCGAGACGTGCCCGACGCGGAGACGACCGTCGATTGGACCGTACCAGAAAGCAGCTGTTCCTCGCCAGCATTTTCCAACTCGACGGCGATAACGGTTACCTATGAGGCGTCCGATGGCGGCTCAGGCCTCGCTTCGGTCGCGCTGTGGTACAAGTTCGGCCAGTCGGGAACATGGACCGACAGCGGACTTTCCGAGAGCGGCGCATCAGGCTCGTTCAGTTTCACGGCAGCTGACGGCCAGGGCACGTACTACTTCCAGACGAAAGCTCAGGACAACGCCGGAAACGTGGAAGCGGGCCCTTCTGGCAGCGGCGACGATGCGACCATTCACGATGCGACCGCGCCTTCCTCGGGGTGCAGCAGTCCAACGTATAGCAAGAGCTCGGCTATCGAAGTGACGTTTACCGCCTCGGATACCGGCGGCAGTGGTCTTGATGAGACGAAGCTCTACTACAAGTTCGGCCAGTCGGGAACCTGGACCGACAGCGAGCTTTCCGAGAGCGGCGCATCAGGCTCGTTCAGTTTCACGGCAGCGGGCGGCCAGGGCACGTACTACTTCCAGACGAAAGCCCAGGACAACGCCGGAAACGTGGAGGCGGGCCCCTCGGGCGATGGCAACGATGCGACCATTTACGATGCGACCGCGCCCTCGTCAGGATGCAGCAGTCCAACGTACAGCAGGAACTCCGCCATCGAAGTGACCTTCACCGCCTCGGATACCGGCGGCGCTGGCCTCGATGAGACGAAGCTCTACTACAAGTTTGGCCAGTCGGGAACCTGGACCGACAGCGAGCTTTCCGCGAGCGCTTCGTCCGGCTCATTCGACTTCACGGCGGCGCATGGCCAGGGCACGTACTGCTTCCAGACGAAAGCCCAGGACAACGCCGGAAACGTGGAGGCGGGCCCCTCGGGCGATGGCAACGATGCGACCATTTATGATGCGACCGCGCCTTCCTCGGGGTGCAGCAGTCCAACGTACAGCAAGAACTCGGTTATCGAAGTGACGTTTACCGCCTCGGATACCGGCGGCAGTGGTCTCGATGAGACGAAGCTCTACTACAAGTTCGGCACGGGTAGTTGGACCGACAGCGAGCTTTCCGAGAGCGGTTCGTCCGGCTCATTCGACTTCACGGCGGCGCATGGTGAGGGCACGTATTACTTCCAGACAGTAGCGGAGGACACCGCTGGCAACGTGGAGGCTGACGCATCTGGCAACGGAGATAGCTCCACGGTGCTCGACACAACGCCACCGGAGTCTGTCGCAACCGCTCCGGGGCAGGTTGCCGAGGTGCCGTTCGATGTTGAGTTCACGGCGTCGGATGGTGGGTCCGGTATGGCACAGACACAGCTTCGCTATCGCTTCAACGGCGGCTCTTGGCAGAACTACGGGAGTGCACAGACAGGCAGCTCGGGCAGCTTCGAGTTCACTGCGCCCGATGGCGAGGGGACGTTCGACTTCTATACGGTCGCAACCGACAACGCCGGCAATGTTGAGGCGGCCCCCGCTGTGCCGGACTGCACGACTGTGTACATGGTCGGCGGTGCGCTTCAGATGTCGGTCTGGACGGACAGCAGCAGTTACGCGTTCGGGGACGATGTCGCTATCTCACTCGGATGCACCAATAGCGGGTCTGACGTAAACGCGGACGTTTACGTGGTGATGGTTTACAACTGGGGTGGAGACGGCGAGCGCTTCTGGTCGCCGGTTGGCTTCGGGGCTTGGACTGAGGGCATACTGCCCTGGCTGACCAGCTTCGAGCTCCCTCATGGGTTTAACGTCTCCATGCCGGCTTGGTCGCTGCCAGTTCCCAATGACGTGCCAAATCTCGCCCGAAGCGGCGATTACACGCTGCTGGCAGGGGCAACCGAGCCAGGGACGCTCGACGCTATCTCCAATATCGCGGCGGTGGAGTTCTCAATTGGGGGCGAGCCATTCATCACGCTATCGGCTCAGGCAGATTCCTATGCTCTCGGCGACACGCTAAACATCGGACTGCACATCTCAGCGCCTCATTATGACGTTGACGGCGACGTGTATCTCGCTCTGCTCGACCCCGAAGGGGCATTCTGGTCGCCCGTAGGCCCGGACTGGGCGTGGGCGCCGGGCCTTGAGGCGTTTCTGCCGTCTTTCACACTGCCTGCGGGCCTCGAATTGACGCTTGACGGCCTCTGGCAGATACCTGTAACAGGCGAGTCGCTGCCGTTCAACAGACATGGAGATTATATGCTGTTGGCGGGGATGACTGAGAGCGGGACGCTAACTCTTTGGTGCGACATTGGCGAGGACAGTTTTGTGATCGAGTGA
- a CDS encoding right-handed parallel beta-helix repeat-containing protein: MKASGFCVGLAAFVIALITITASATDWYVDAINGSNGNGGTSWADAWRTITYSRTIIGGLGREEDPCTLHAAPGLYSPSGNGETFPIYLGAGLSVDHNEFYSLAGAGAQLTTIDAESTEKAVVVRAHHTTISRVTITGGSYGGLVLDSSSPGGGPASFTLDHCIVRDNSRRGLRSVRAGLHCQFNDCAFTSNDSGPYHGGAMAFNYSNTILITNCLIAMNTTGLNGGGIYFYGEQKATLINCTIAHNEAHGLYKYASTGWVRLYNCIFWDNDDDIRFKEGLDYSISHCNISDGDGLGENGNISQDPLFVSGAQGDYNLSHAGVNAKKKDDK, translated from the coding sequence ATGAAGGCAAGTGGATTCTGTGTGGGGTTGGCGGCATTCGTAATTGCGCTTATCACCATAACAGCGAGCGCGACGGACTGGTATGTCGATGCCATCAATGGGAGCAACGGCAACGGAGGGACTAGTTGGGCGGACGCCTGGAGGACCATTACGTACTCGCGCACGATCATTGGCGGTCTCGGCAGGGAGGAGGACCCGTGCACGCTGCACGCTGCGCCCGGGTTGTATTCACCGTCGGGCAATGGGGAGACGTTCCCAATCTACCTCGGCGCGGGCCTTTCGGTGGACCACAACGAGTTCTACTCACTCGCGGGCGCAGGGGCACAGCTGACGACAATCGACGCGGAGAGCACCGAGAAAGCCGTGGTGGTACGTGCCCACCACACGACCATCTCGCGTGTGACCATAACTGGGGGATCCTACGGGGGGTTGGTCCTGGACTCGTCGTCTCCCGGTGGCGGCCCTGCATCATTTACGCTTGACCACTGCATCGTAAGGGATAACTCGAGAAGAGGTCTTCGCTCCGTCAGGGCAGGCCTCCACTGCCAATTCAACGATTGCGCTTTTACTAGCAATGACTCCGGGCCGTACCACGGCGGAGCAATGGCGTTCAATTATTCCAACACCATACTCATAACCAACTGCCTGATTGCCATGAACACTACTGGGTTGAACGGGGGCGGTATCTATTTTTACGGCGAGCAAAAAGCTACACTGATAAATTGTACGATCGCCCACAACGAGGCACACGGCCTGTATAAATACGCCAGTACCGGATGGGTCAGGCTTTACAACTGCATCTTCTGGGACAACGACGACGATATCCGTTTTAAGGAGGGGCTCGACTACTCCATCAGCCACTGCAACATCTCGGATGGCGACGGCTTAGGCGAGAACGGGAACATCTCCCAGGACCCGCTCTTCGTCTCAGGCGCCCAGGGCGACTACAATCTCTCCCACGCCGGCGTCAACGCCAAAAAGAAAGACGACAAATGA
- a CDS encoding right-handed parallel beta-helix repeat-containing protein, translating to MMTTRGFWVLLAALALAFSSLMAFADDYYIDPENGSDSTGGGSATAPWKTLTYANSQTKCQGTEENPVALHALAGVYSPSTNGETFPIEFQQYNTYPPGGGPATPHYGILLGVGPHATIFDGEETELVLHTSGYYIAVSGLTITGGNAGGMRNSITSIMGSSGSFTLERCIIKDNSGGDGLKVFDAGAVKVNDCVFTGNQDVGVNRGGAIALDPRQKQTITNCLIADNSTTAGQGGGIVIEWGCRTTLINCTMARNSKHGIYAMTSNYYVKLYNCILWNNEDDICIEGGVPCEIYHCNISDGDGQGENGNISQDPLFVTGAQGDYYLAHAGVNAKKKEAKNK from the coding sequence ATGATGACGACTCGAGGTTTCTGGGTTCTGCTGGCGGCGTTGGCGCTCGCTTTTAGCTCACTAATGGCGTTCGCGGACGACTACTACATCGACCCGGAGAACGGGAGCGACAGCACGGGCGGCGGCTCGGCGACAGCGCCTTGGAAGACGCTGACGTATGCCAACAGCCAAACCAAATGCCAGGGAACCGAGGAAAACCCCGTGGCGCTGCACGCCTTGGCTGGCGTTTACTCGCCATCAACGAATGGAGAGACATTTCCTATCGAGTTCCAGCAGTACAATACGTATCCGCCTGGCGGGGGCCCGGCCACGCCCCACTATGGCATCCTCTTGGGTGTGGGACCTCACGCTACCATCTTTGACGGGGAGGAGACCGAGCTTGTGCTCCACACCTCCGGGTATTACATCGCTGTTAGCGGCCTGACCATCACAGGAGGGAACGCCGGCGGGATGAGGAACTCGATCACCTCGATCATGGGAAGCTCGGGCTCATTCACGCTGGAGCGTTGTATCATCAAGGACAATTCCGGCGGGGACGGCCTCAAGGTGTTTGATGCCGGAGCTGTCAAGGTGAATGACTGCGTATTCACGGGCAATCAGGACGTAGGCGTCAACCGAGGTGGAGCGATCGCCTTAGATCCTAGGCAAAAGCAAACCATCACAAACTGCCTCATCGCCGACAACTCAACGACCGCCGGACAGGGAGGGGGAATCGTGATCGAGTGGGGGTGCAGGACCACTCTGATAAACTGCACGATGGCTCGCAACAGCAAACATGGCATTTACGCAATGACGTCCAACTACTACGTTAAGCTGTACAACTGCATTCTCTGGAACAACGAGGACGACATCTGCATTGAGGGGGGCGTGCCGTGCGAGATCTATCACTGCAACATCTCGGACGGGGACGGTCAGGGCGAAAACGGCAACATCTCCCAGGACCCGCTCTTCGTAACCGGCGCCCAGGGCGACTACTACCTCGCCCACGCCGGCGTCAACGCCAAAAAGAAGGAGGCAAAGAACAAATGA